The Candidatus Obscuribacterales bacterium genome has a segment encoding these proteins:
- a CDS encoding ATP-binding protein — FRDERGLDWLVVVVIPERDFMDQIYASTWQTAALSLVALTIAITVGLLTSRYIAQPILKLNRASKAITSGQLDQTVEVSGIDELEQLGTSFNQMAQRLQEAIATLEQRVAERTADLEDSNQKLELEKERAESANRAKSAFIANMSHELRSPLNAIIGFSQLMMRASQMPTAQLEHAGIIYRSGDYLLTLINNILDLSKIEANKVILTPRDVDLHRLLNDLEDMLYLRAEHKGLELIVQYTDSLPRYIHVDDVKLQQVLINLLSNAIKFTQQGSVCLTVAVQDDLVREQGHEGDGYTFTFTITDTGVGIAEEEIPNLFRAFSQTQSGLTLQEGTGLGLHISRKFVRLMGGDIQVESQPNVGTTIQFSIPVTPAQTAVIPDAVQPSQVIGLVEGQPTYRLLVVDDKDANRQLLIKLLQPIGFDVREASNGQEAIACWQDWQPHLIWMDVRMPVMDGYEATRIIKATPKGGSTVIIALTASVLEEEQAVILSAGCDDFLRKPFKETMIFEAIAHHLGVQYRYAEGPVPAAGSSLPLDQTWSDRLAELPRDWLETFYQAVLEADVHTAIALIEQLPAEQDAIAQPLATMVNQFQFEAILLFLESQIQDEHS, encoded by the coding sequence CCTCGTAGCCCTGACCATTGCCATTACAGTAGGTTTGCTCACCAGTCGATACATTGCCCAACCGATTCTTAAGCTGAACCGCGCCTCCAAAGCCATCACCAGTGGGCAGCTTGACCAAACCGTGGAGGTAAGTGGGATCGACGAGCTAGAGCAATTGGGCACCTCCTTTAACCAGATGGCCCAACGGCTGCAGGAAGCGATCGCCACCCTAGAGCAGCGCGTAGCAGAACGCACGGCAGATTTAGAAGACAGTAACCAGAAACTGGAACTCGAAAAAGAACGGGCAGAAAGCGCTAACCGGGCCAAAAGTGCCTTTATTGCCAACATGAGTCATGAACTGCGATCGCCCCTCAATGCGATCATTGGCTTTTCCCAGTTAATGATGCGTGCCAGTCAGATGCCCACGGCACAGCTTGAGCATGCTGGCATTATCTACCGCAGTGGCGATTACTTGCTAACCTTGATTAACAATATTTTGGATCTCTCCAAAATTGAAGCGAATAAGGTCATCTTAACGCCCCGAGATGTCGATCTGCATCGCTTACTCAATGACCTAGAAGATATGCTCTATCTTCGGGCTGAGCATAAGGGGCTGGAACTGATTGTTCAGTATACCGATTCCTTACCACGCTACATCCATGTTGATGACGTGAAACTGCAGCAGGTGTTGATTAACCTCCTGAGCAATGCCATCAAGTTTACCCAGCAGGGTTCCGTATGCCTGACGGTAGCGGTTCAAGATGACCTAGTTCGTGAACAGGGCCATGAGGGCGATGGCTATACCTTCACCTTTACCATCACCGACACGGGGGTAGGCATTGCCGAGGAAGAGATACCCAATCTGTTCCGTGCCTTTAGCCAAACTCAGAGCGGTCTTACCCTGCAGGAAGGCACCGGTTTAGGTTTGCACATTAGCCGTAAGTTTGTGCGCTTGATGGGCGGCGATATCCAGGTCGAAAGCCAGCCCAATGTGGGGACAACTATACAGTTTTCTATTCCGGTGACCCCGGCCCAAACTGCGGTTATTCCTGATGCAGTGCAGCCATCGCAGGTGATAGGTTTAGTAGAAGGACAGCCTACTTATCGCCTGTTAGTAGTAGACGACAAGGATGCTAATCGGCAACTGTTGATAAAACTGCTCCAGCCCATTGGCTTTGACGTGCGTGAGGCAAGCAATGGTCAGGAGGCGATCGCCTGTTGGCAAGACTGGCAGCCCCACTTAATTTGGATGGATGTACGGATGCCGGTCATGGATGGCTACGAGGCAACCCGCATCATCAAAGCCACCCCAAAAGGTGGCTCCACAGTGATTATTGCCCTCACCGCTAGTGTGTTAGAAGAAGAGCAGGCCGTGATTCTTTCCGCAGGTTGCGATGATTTTCTCCGCAAGCCATTTAAAGAAACCATGATCTTTGAGGCGATCGCCCACCATCTAGGCGTTCAGTACCGCTATGCTGAAGGGCCAGTTCCAGCAGCGGGTTCATCATTACCCTTGGATCAAACCTGGAGCGATCGCCTCGCAGAACTGCCACGAGATTGGTTAGAAACCTTCTATCAAGCCGTCTTAGAAGCAGATGTCCATACAGCGATCGCCCTGATTGAACAGCTACCAGCGGAGCAAGACGCGATCGCCCAACCCCTAGCTACGATGGTCAATCAATTTCAGTTTGAAGCCATCCTGTTGTTTTTAGAGTCTCAAATCCAGGATGAACACTCCTAA
- a CDS encoding ABC transporter ATP-binding protein gives MRVNLQNWNALQHDRWLNQEQGMANFRDILRYFKDYRAIAIYSIAITSLFEVIDLVVPYIVGQVINILSGQPIDAILNRMVQALATLFQATPGQGFTLGSLLVMVFLVTVVRSPIQPWVGLWFHWDIPLRARRDQTQRTIQKILTLPLEFYDEHNPGRIAGRLARGLSNHTWGYPEVAGQFIPKLVRVMAIIIFIALLDWPIALLILASFVALLTYLFLQLRRLIRREEALDRYMESTESRTSEIITNIKTVKAFATEQDELQRQTQRLNRELKVVIHRIHKGYVVLYTQQRLVVQASTFAVFGLTLWATLNGRMSIGHFITTYTVASMAYAELEPLSMLAEVFARRYASLMRFHEFMKLPSGSDAASLDHGAGIRQYQFTGKVDLSHVTFGYERDRPVLNDINLLIEPYQTVALVGRSGSGKSTLVKLLFRYFEPQSGRILMDGQDIRQLDVSGYRKRLAIVHQEVDVFNGTLLDNLTYGNGKASFQQVEEACRIARVDEFIHLLPDGYFTIVGERGVRLSGGQRQRLGIARALLMDPDVLVFDEATSSLDYESERSIQLAMRSILGTRTTLIIAHRLSTVREADKIVVLDQGQIVEVGSHDELLQRGGLYHRLHTLQETGELLA, from the coding sequence ATGAGGGTAAATTTGCAAAACTGGAATGCACTCCAGCATGACCGTTGGCTAAACCAGGAACAGGGTATGGCAAACTTTCGCGACATTCTACGTTATTTCAAAGACTATCGAGCGATCGCCATCTACAGCATTGCGATCACCAGTCTTTTTGAAGTTATTGACCTTGTAGTGCCCTATATCGTTGGGCAGGTGATTAACATTCTGTCAGGACAACCCATTGATGCCATTCTGAACAGGATGGTGCAAGCTCTGGCGACGCTGTTCCAAGCCACGCCGGGGCAAGGGTTTACCCTGGGGAGTTTATTGGTCATGGTGTTTTTGGTGACGGTGGTGCGATCGCCCATCCAGCCGTGGGTGGGTCTTTGGTTTCACTGGGACATTCCCCTGCGGGCTCGCCGCGACCAAACCCAGCGCACCATTCAGAAAATCCTTACCTTGCCCCTAGAGTTCTATGACGAACATAACCCTGGCCGCATTGCCGGCCGCTTGGCACGGGGGTTAAGTAATCACACCTGGGGTTACCCAGAAGTGGCGGGTCAGTTTATTCCCAAGCTGGTGCGGGTGATGGCGATCATTATCTTTATTGCCCTGCTCGACTGGCCCATTGCCTTGCTGATTTTGGCATCGTTTGTGGCGCTGCTCACGTACCTTTTCCTGCAGCTACGGCGGTTAATTCGGCGAGAAGAAGCCCTCGATCGCTATATGGAAAGCACGGAGAGCCGTACTTCTGAGATCATCACCAATATCAAAACGGTGAAAGCCTTTGCCACGGAACAGGATGAGCTGCAGCGCCAAACCCAGCGGCTCAACCGTGAGTTGAAGGTGGTGATCCATCGCATTCACAAGGGCTATGTGGTGCTCTATACCCAACAGCGCTTAGTGGTGCAGGCGAGTACCTTTGCGGTGTTTGGGCTCACCCTCTGGGCTACCCTAAACGGGCGCATGTCCATTGGGCATTTCATCACCACCTACACCGTGGCCAGTATGGCCTACGCGGAGTTGGAGCCTTTGAGTATGCTGGCGGAGGTGTTTGCCCGCCGCTATGCCTCGCTGATGCGGTTCCATGAGTTTATGAAACTGCCCAGTGGGAGTGATGCCGCCAGCTTAGACCATGGGGCTGGCATTCGTCAGTATCAGTTCACAGGTAAGGTTGATCTTTCCCATGTCACCTTTGGCTATGAGCGCGATCGCCCTGTTCTGAATGACATTAACCTGTTGATTGAACCCTACCAAACGGTGGCCCTCGTGGGGCGATCGGGATCGGGTAAGTCTACCTTGGTGAAGCTGCTATTCCGCTACTTCGAGCCCCAAAGCGGCCGGATTTTGATGGATGGGCAAGATATTCGCCAGTTGGATGTATCAGGCTATCGCAAGCGATTAGCCATTGTTCACCAAGAGGTCGATGTGTTCAACGGCACGCTGTTGGATAACCTTACCTATGGCAACGGCAAGGCCAGCTTTCAGCAGGTGGAAGAAGCCTGTCGCATTGCGCGGGTGGATGAATTTATCCATCTGTTGCCCGATGGCTATTTCACCATCGTGGGGGAACGGGGTGTGCGGCTTTCTGGCGGACAGCGGCAGCGCTTGGGGATTGCGCGGGCGTTGCTGATGGATCCGGATGTGCTGGTGTTTGATGAAGCTACGTCCAGTCTCGACTATGAGTCGGAGCGTTCCATTCAGCTCGCCATGCGCAGTATCCTAGGCACCCGCACCACGCTGATCATCGCCCACCGCTTAAGTACGGTGCGGGAAGCTGACAAAATCGTCGTGCTCGACCAAGGGCAGATTGTAGAAGTGGGCAGCCACGATGAACTCTTGCAGCGGGGCGGTCTCTACCATCGTCTGCATACGCTACAGGAAACCGGGGAATTACTGGCTTAG
- a CDS encoding FAD-binding domain-containing protein: MTELGLFWHRRDLRLSDNVGLATLAQRSPRLVGVFCLDPALLDPQEVAAARVVYLLGSLADLQQRYAQAGSQLLIVQGQPAQVLPRLAQALGATQMAWNLDVEPYAQERDRQVTEALQQAGITVQTTWDHLLHEPGAVKTGSGTPYTVYTPFWRNWRSQAKLPPAPTPEQLGGLTDAEQAIAHDHTIALPSANDLGFTWDAELLLAPGEQAAHERLYDFCDREQAIATYNDQRNIPFLPGTSRLSAALKFGTLGIRTLWVAADAAYQRSRSDETRTHVETWQQEIAWREFYHHALYFFPELADGPYRAPFKDFPWDNHPDQFQAWCEGRTGYPIVDAAMRQLNETGWMHNRCRMIVASFLTKDLIINWQWGERYFMQRLVDGDLASNNGGWQWSASSGMDPKPLRIFNPASQAKKFDPEADYIRQWLPELRSVDTQALVTGDIPFWERDRCSYPAPIVDHKVQQNRFKSLYKAQKAND; encoded by the coding sequence ATGACAGAGTTGGGTTTATTTTGGCATCGCCGCGATCTCCGTCTCAGCGATAATGTGGGACTGGCAACCCTGGCGCAGCGTAGTCCGCGCTTGGTGGGAGTGTTCTGCCTCGATCCGGCGTTGCTCGATCCCCAGGAGGTGGCGGCGGCGCGGGTGGTCTATCTCCTGGGCAGTTTGGCAGATCTACAGCAGCGCTATGCCCAAGCGGGGAGTCAGTTGCTGATTGTTCAAGGACAGCCGGCCCAGGTGCTGCCCCGTCTGGCCCAAGCGTTGGGTGCTACCCAGATGGCGTGGAATCTGGATGTGGAACCCTATGCCCAGGAGCGCGATCGCCAGGTCACGGAAGCTCTCCAGCAGGCAGGCATCACGGTGCAAACCACCTGGGATCACCTGCTCCATGAGCCGGGAGCCGTGAAAACGGGCAGCGGCACCCCCTATACGGTCTACACGCCCTTTTGGCGCAACTGGCGATCGCAAGCCAAGCTACCCCCTGCTCCTACGCCAGAACAGCTAGGAGGCTTGACCGATGCAGAACAGGCGATCGCCCATGACCACACCATCGCCCTACCCTCAGCCAACGACTTGGGATTCACCTGGGATGCTGAGCTGCTGCTGGCCCCCGGGGAACAGGCCGCCCACGAGCGCCTCTATGACTTTTGTGACCGCGAGCAGGCGATCGCCACCTATAACGACCAGCGCAACATTCCCTTTTTGCCCGGCACCTCTCGCCTGAGTGCAGCGCTGAAATTTGGTACCCTGGGCATCCGCACCCTCTGGGTCGCCGCCGATGCCGCCTACCAACGCAGCCGCAGTGACGAAACTCGCACCCATGTGGAAACCTGGCAGCAGGAAATTGCCTGGCGAGAGTTCTACCACCATGCCCTTTATTTCTTCCCTGAACTGGCTGATGGCCCCTACCGCGCTCCGTTTAAGGACTTTCCTTGGGATAATCACCCCGACCAGTTCCAAGCTTGGTGTGAGGGGCGTACCGGCTATCCCATTGTCGATGCCGCCATGCGCCAGCTCAACGAAACCGGCTGGATGCATAACCGCTGTCGCATGATTGTCGCGAGTTTTCTCACCAAGGATCTGATCATCAACTGGCAGTGGGGCGAACGCTACTTTATGCAGCGCTTGGTGGACGGCGATTTGGCGTCTAACAACGGCGGCTGGCAATGGAGCGCCTCCAGCGGTATGGATCCTAAGCCTTTGCGGATCTTCAATCCGGCCAGCCAGGCCAAGAAGTTTGATCCTGAGGCAGACTACATTCGCCAGTGGTTGCCAGAGTTGCGCAGTGTAGACACCCAGGCCTTGGTGACCGGCGATATCCCCTTTTGGGAACGCGATCGCTGCAGCTATCCTGCCCCCATTGTCGATCACAAGGTGCAGCAAAACCGCTTCAAATCTCTTTACAAAGCTCAGAAAGCCAACGATTAA
- a CDS encoding diguanylate cyclase has product MNTPNYNPNQGSVLIVDDIPENLRLLTDLLSERGYQVRSVSTGRMALKTAQAKPPDVILLDIRMPDMNGYEVCEALQANVRTQDIPIIFISALDEVIDKVRAFDVGGVDYITKPFQLGEVIARLENQLTIRRQQLQLQQEIRKRAETEEILYQSRALLSSILNSSLDGIAALQAVRDPSTSVIYDFQCLTLNPVLSQILNRRQEDLIGKSCIRQFLQKVSDTLFDEFVQVVETGTPLEQDFYYQREPIDAWYHFVAVKLGDGFAVTVRDITTRKTIELALEEANRTLDALAYLDGLTQVANRRRFDQQMQHEWLRLAREQQPLTLILFDVDYFKPYNDYYGHQCGDDCLIRIAQAVQTIMKRPADLLARYGGEEFAVILPNTDVSGGQWVANQIQQMVRSLAIPHDRSQVSTVITVSLGIACAIPHVDGDASDLLRQADRALYLAKQEGRDRSVISSPNCLSQ; this is encoded by the coding sequence ATGAACACTCCTAACTATAATCCTAATCAAGGCTCTGTGCTGATCGTGGATGACATTCCCGAGAACCTGCGCCTTTTAACCGATTTATTATCCGAACGTGGCTATCAGGTACGCAGCGTCTCCACAGGACGAATGGCGCTCAAGACCGCCCAGGCCAAACCTCCAGATGTGATTTTGCTGGATATCCGTATGCCAGATATGAATGGCTATGAGGTTTGTGAAGCCCTGCAGGCCAATGTCCGCACCCAAGACATTCCGATTATTTTCATCAGCGCCTTGGATGAAGTCATTGATAAAGTGCGAGCTTTTGACGTCGGTGGAGTGGACTATATTACCAAGCCTTTTCAGCTCGGTGAAGTCATCGCCCGTTTAGAAAACCAGCTCACCATCCGCCGTCAGCAACTCCAACTCCAGCAAGAAATTCGTAAGCGAGCGGAGACAGAAGAAATTTTATATCAGTCACGGGCTCTGCTATCGAGTATCCTCAACAGTTCGCTGGATGGCATTGCCGCCCTGCAAGCCGTGCGGGATCCATCCACCAGTGTCATCTACGATTTTCAATGTTTGACCCTGAATCCTGTTCTGAGCCAGATTCTCAACCGCCGCCAAGAAGATTTGATCGGCAAGTCGTGCATACGGCAGTTTCTCCAGAAGGTCAGCGATACCCTGTTTGACGAATTTGTACAGGTGGTGGAAACAGGAACACCCCTCGAACAAGATTTTTACTACCAACGGGAGCCGATCGATGCTTGGTATCATTTTGTGGCCGTGAAGCTGGGGGATGGCTTCGCCGTGACTGTGCGAGACATCACCACCCGGAAAACCATTGAGCTAGCGCTGGAAGAGGCAAATAGAACCCTAGATGCCCTCGCCTATTTGGATGGCTTGACCCAAGTAGCCAACCGCCGCCGCTTTGATCAACAAATGCAGCACGAATGGCTACGGCTAGCCCGAGAGCAGCAACCGCTGACCTTAATTCTGTTCGATGTTGATTATTTCAAACCCTACAATGACTACTATGGCCATCAGTGCGGAGATGATTGCCTGATTCGCATTGCCCAAGCCGTGCAGACAATCATGAAGCGCCCCGCCGATCTGCTGGCTCGCTACGGTGGCGAAGAGTTTGCCGTTATCTTACCCAATACCGATGTGAGCGGCGGACAATGGGTTGCCAATCAGATTCAACAGATGGTGCGATCGCTAGCCATCCCCCACGATCGCTCCCAGGTGAGTACCGTGATCACCGTCAGTTTAGGGATCGCCTGCGCCATTCCTCACGTAGACGGTGATGCCAGCGACTTGCTCAGACAAGCCGATCGCGCCCTTTATCTCGCCAAGCAAGAAGGACGCGATCGCTCTGTGATCAGTTCACCCAACTGCCTAAGCCAGTAA